The genomic region GCCcatcctgggcaacctgtggcAGAAGGATGTCCTGCCCCTCTACAGGCACTACGAGAAGGTAAGGGACAAGCAGCAGTACTGgacccattcccagccccagctggacAGATAGCGGGAATGTCCTGTGCCAAAATAAAAGGGGAATCCCACGGCTGactcttttcctgcctttcttttctcttcttccctccctcatcTCTACCACAATTGCCTAAATCCTTCCTACTGGGAGCAGAATCAACCTTATAAAACccccagggacagggctgggagtgggatGAAGTTGCAGCTTTGAGGGAGGcacttcccctccctgctgggcaTCCACCAGTGCTGTGGGCTCGAGTCCCagtttgaaatgaaacaaaggGACTGGTGTGGGACCCCGGCTCACAGAGCTCTCCGTCccccccagctcagcagcacataCGGCCCCATCTTCACCGTGTGGCTGGGGCTGAAGCCAGTGGTGGTGCTCTGCGGGTACGAGGCGGTGAAGGACGCCCTGGTGGGACACTCCGAGGAGTTTGGGGGCAGACCTGAGATCCCACTCCTGATGCAGCTCTCCAAAGACTACGGTGAGTGCCTGGATCTCTCTGGGCGAGTAGATGGCCACTCCCGAGTCAAGGGAAGGGCTTGGCAGCCAAGACCTCACATGCCCCCTTCCCACTCTTCAAGACCTCTCAACTCCTAAGCCCCTTGTCCAAGGACTTTATTCATTCCAGTTAGGCAGTTCCAGCTTTGTTCTGAGTTGCTGTAGAGATCCTCATCTTTCATGGACATTGTGCTCACGTGCATCCTTCCCTGGCTTATTGCCCTGTTGCTCCTCAGCCCGGCTCCGAGCAgggtccccattcctgggagcagcagggtgggcaggggctgatCTCCACCGTGTCCCTCCAGGATTTGTGTCCAACAATGAGAAGAAGTGGCGGGAGCTGCGGAGGTTCACTCTCAGCACCCTGCGGGACTTCGGGATGGGGAAGAGCTCCATGTCCCAGAAGGTGCAGCAGGAGGCTCAGCACCTGGTGGAGGTGCTGGTGAGGCTCAAAGGTGACGTGGGTCCTGTCCTTGGTGGCCCTGTGGGAGGCAGAGGACACACGAGAGCCCCACAGGACACGTGTGGTCCCAGAGCTGTTAGCAGGGCCTGGTGTGGGTGATCcttgcagggcagggctgagatccagccccatcccacccaggagctgcagggatgtgctACAGCCACGGCTGAAGGGCCGGGAGGGAGATCCTGCTCTGAACTGGTGCCACAAGCGAGGAACATTCCCTGCCAAAGGACCAGGAATAGGGAACTGAACTGCGCGGGCCTGGGAATGCACAGCAAGGACCCTGCCCTGGCGACTCGGGGTTCTCAGGATGATGTCCTCCTCTCCAACcaaacccagctcctgccagtgcCAACACATCTTCTGGggcttcctgcagctgcctctgcttccctcagCCCAAGCTCTGGGAGGGGTTtaggagcagggaggaggatggaggaggCCCACAGCTCAGGAGGGCTCTTTGCTGTGGCTGTCAGGCCCACAGATCAGCCAGGGCTCAATGCCaggggctcagagcagcaggaaaggctGTTTTCTATCTTGAAGCAGAGAAATAACTGGTGACTTTTTGATGTTTTCTCACCTCGTGTGGCTGCAGGCAATGCCTTTGAGCCCATGATCATGTTCAGATACGCAGTTTCCAACGTGATCTGCTCCGTGGTCTTCGGAAACCGCTACAGCTACGCTGACGTGgctttcctggagctgctcaatGCCATTGGGAACTACATCAGCTTCTTCCTGTCCCCTGTGGCCAAGGTGGGAGCCTGGTGTGCTCAGCACCCTCTGTTTGCTGCCCTTGGGGGCTGAGGATGCTCCCTGGCTTTGATGGGACAGCACGGCTgtgagggcagggctgggaggctcTGTCAGGACcctgagccctgctgtgcccctcccttcccaggtGTACAACACCTTTCCCAGCATCATGCACCACCTCCCGGGGCCTCACAAGAAGGTCCTGGCCGACTGCCAGAAGCTGAAGGACCACATCCGAGAGAAGGTGCAGTACCACCAGCTGACCCTGGACTCCAGCTGCCCCCGGGACTACATCGACTGTTTCCtgatgaaagcagagaaggtagcggggctgtgagggggggctgccctccagcctggctgcagcctggaaTATCACCCAGACAACGCTGAAtccctccccaccaccccatccTTGCAGGAGAAGGGCAGCCCAGAGAACATGTACAGCCAAGAAGACCTGATCATGTCAGTGTTCAACCTCTTTGGCGCCGGGACGGTGACAACCAGCAACACCCTGGTGTTCTTCCTGCTGATGCTGGCCAAGCACCCCCACATCCAAGGTATGGCAGcagaacacagctgctctgtgcctgagGAGGTCACGGGGCAGGGAGTCCCAGCCCTGGAAGGTCCCGTTTTGGGGCAGACCAAAATCACCCTGTGGGGTCACCCAAGGTTGGGAGCCGTTGGACACAGGTTCCCACAGGTCAGGGGGATCCGGGTGCTTCTCCctgtgctccatccctgcccgtGCAGATGGCCCTGCACCGGCCTCTGGGAGATGCTCTGAGCTTGCCTGATCCAGGGAGGGATGAGGACAGAGACTGTTTCGGATTAGGCCAGGTTGCTCCCCCTCCAGCACATCCCCGTGTTTAGCATGAGCGCCCAAGGAGGCCAGGAAGAAACTCTGGGGAGGTTGCAC from Corvus moneduloides isolate bCorMon1 chromosome 19, bCorMon1.pri, whole genome shotgun sequence harbors:
- the LOC116453595 gene encoding cytochrome P450 2C5-like isoform X2; translated protein: MDAGSAGLLVTLLLVLSVLWFLVWRNDRKRSRLPPGPAPWPILGNLWQKDVLPLYRHYEKLSSTYGPIFTVWLGLKPVVVLCGYEAVKDALVGHSEEFGGRPEIPLLMQLSKDYGFVSNNEKKWRELRRFTLSTLRDFGMGKSSMSQKVQQEAQHLVEVLVRLKGNAFEPMIMFRYAVSNVICSVVFGNRYSYADVAFLELLNAIGNYISFFLSPVAKVYNTFPSIMHHLPGPHKKVLADCQKLKDHIREKVQYHQLTLDSSCPRDYIDCFLMKAEKEKGSPENMYSQEDLIMSVFNLFGAGTVTTSNTLVFFLLMLAKHPHIQAKVQQEIDAVVGTGRAPCTEDKLRMPYTNAVIHELQRFHKTRIENFPRMTTQDVLFRGYTIPKSTPVIPVFSSVHSDATQWENPKKVDPGHFLDEKGEFRKREAFMAFSAGKRMCPGEALARIELFLFLTTLLQSFTFQLATEHKEMDLFSLWLEIERRAIPGKFFAIPRSVSS
- the LOC116453595 gene encoding cytochrome P450 2C5-like isoform X1, whose translation is MKGLARTVTVTVTSSSSECHQKGAPSKVRMDAGSAGLLVTLLLVLSVLWFLVWRNDRKRSRLPPGPAPWPILGNLWQKDVLPLYRHYEKLSSTYGPIFTVWLGLKPVVVLCGYEAVKDALVGHSEEFGGRPEIPLLMQLSKDYGFVSNNEKKWRELRRFTLSTLRDFGMGKSSMSQKVQQEAQHLVEVLVRLKGNAFEPMIMFRYAVSNVICSVVFGNRYSYADVAFLELLNAIGNYISFFLSPVAKVYNTFPSIMHHLPGPHKKVLADCQKLKDHIREKVQYHQLTLDSSCPRDYIDCFLMKAEKEKGSPENMYSQEDLIMSVFNLFGAGTVTTSNTLVFFLLMLAKHPHIQAKVQQEIDAVVGTGRAPCTEDKLRMPYTNAVIHELQRFHKTRIENFPRMTTQDVLFRGYTIPKSTPVIPVFSSVHSDATQWENPKKVDPGHFLDEKGEFRKREAFMAFSAGKRMCPGEALARIELFLFLTTLLQSFTFQLATEHKEMDLFSLWLEIERRAIPGKFFAIPRSVSS